A DNA window from Bacteroidales bacterium contains the following coding sequences:
- a CDS encoding NAD(P)-dependent oxidoreductase, whose amino-acid sequence MTSRKVLFIDTAHPVLTEELTQMGYQCDYFDKYSHDDYLRIVDQYFGIIIRGKIKLDVEMLKAARQLKFIGRVGAGMENIDVAYAESIGIACLNAPEGNRDAVGEHAVGMLLMLMNRLRIADREVRQGIWLREENRGIEIKDKTVAIIGYGNMGGAFARVLKGFGANVIAYDKYKSDYSDDFVRESDMQTIFDDADIVSLHLPLTSETTFLVDEDYLKKFRKNIYLINTARGRNVKTADLVKQMKAGKVLGAALDVLEYEKLSFEALDQQSLPEDFTWLIRSDRVVLSPHIAGWTHESNYKLAKTIVDKVSRLFGEKAE is encoded by the coding sequence ATGACATCACGAAAAGTACTTTTTATTGATACGGCGCATCCTGTGCTCACCGAAGAGCTTACGCAGATGGGTTACCAATGCGATTATTTCGACAAATATTCACACGACGATTACCTGCGCATTGTTGATCAATATTTTGGAATCATCATCCGTGGAAAGATAAAGCTGGATGTGGAGATGCTCAAGGCGGCGCGGCAGCTTAAATTTATCGGCAGGGTAGGAGCGGGGATGGAAAATATAGATGTTGCTTACGCCGAATCCATTGGTATCGCCTGCCTCAATGCGCCCGAAGGCAACCGCGATGCGGTAGGCGAACATGCTGTGGGGATGCTGCTGATGCTGATGAACCGGCTGCGCATTGCCGATCGCGAGGTGCGGCAGGGAATCTGGCTGCGCGAAGAAAACCGCGGTATAGAGATAAAAGACAAAACGGTGGCCATCATTGGCTATGGAAATATGGGCGGCGCTTTTGCACGGGTGCTCAAGGGTTTTGGTGCTAATGTAATTGCCTACGACAAATATAAATCCGACTACTCCGACGACTTCGTTCGCGAAAGCGATATGCAAACTATCTTTGATGATGCCGACATCGTGAGCCTGCATCTGCCGCTGACATCCGAAACAACCTTTTTGGTGGACGAGGATTATCTGAAAAAGTTCCGGAAGAATATTTATCTGATCAATACTGCCCGCGGGCGAAATGTAAAGACTGCCGATCTGGTTAAGCAGATGAAAGCCGGAAAAGTGCTTGGCGCTGCACTCGATGTGCTCGAATACGAAAAGCTATCCTTTGAGGCGCTCGATCAGCAGAGTCTTCCCGAAGATTTTACCTGGCTGATCCGTTCCGACCGGGTGGTGCTATCGCCGCACATTGCCGGCTGGACCCACGAATCCAATTACAAACTGGCCAAAACGATTGTGGATAAAGTAAGCCGGTTGTTTGGGGAAAAAGCTGAGTGA